Proteins co-encoded in one Cricetulus griseus strain 17A/GY chromosome 1 unlocalized genomic scaffold, alternate assembly CriGri-PICRH-1.0 chr1_1, whole genome shotgun sequence genomic window:
- the Polr3d gene encoding LOW QUALITY PROTEIN: DNA-directed RNA polymerase III subunit RPC4 (The sequence of the model RefSeq protein was modified relative to this genomic sequence to represent the inferred CDS: inserted 2 bases in 1 codon), with the protein MSEGNAAGEPSNPGGPRPLLSGVXGADHRRPAPPLTPGRLPSIRSRDLTLGGVKKKTFTPNIISRKIKEEPKEEVTMKKEKRERDRDRQREGHGRGRGRPEVIQSHSIFEQGPAEMMKKKGNWDKTVDMSDMGPSHIINIKKEKRETDEETKQILRMLEKDDFIDDPGLKNDTRNMPVQLPLAHSGWLFKEESEEPDVKPFSAGPKEEDMEVDVPSVKVKEEPRDEEEEAKVKAPPKAARKTPGLPKDVSVAELLRELSLSKDEELLFLQLPDTLPGQPPTQDIKPIKTEVQGEDGQMVVIKQEKDREARLAENACTLADLTEGQVGKLLIRKSGKVQLLLGKVTLDVTMGTTCSFLQELVSVGLGDSRTGEMTVLGHVKHKLVCSPDFESLLDHKHR; encoded by the exons ATGTCGGAAGGAAACGCAGCGGGCGAGCCCAGCAACCCTGGAGGGCCGCGACCCCTTCTCTCGGGGGT GGGGGCTGATCACCGGCGGCCTGCACCCCCGCTTACTCCGGGCCGCCTTCCCTCCATTCGCTCCCGGGACCTCACCCTTGGCGGAGTCAAGAAG aAAACCTTCACCCCAAACATCATCAGTCGGAAGATCAAAGAAGA ACCAAAGGAAGAAGTAACCATGAAGAAGGAAAAGCGTGAGCGGGATAGAGACCGCCAGCGTGAGGGTCATGGACGGGGACGTGGCCGCCCAGAAGTGATCCAGTCCCATTCTATCTTCGAGCAGGGCCCTGcagaaatgatgaaaaaaaaag GGAACTGGGATAAGACAGTGGATATGTCGGACATGGGACCTTCTCATATCATCAACatcaaaaaagagaagagagaaacagatgaagaaaccaagcAGATCCTGCGTATGCTGGAGAAGGATGAT TTCATCGATGACCCAGGGCTAAAGAATGACACACGGAACATGCCGGTACAGCTGCCACTGGCTCACTCAGGGTGGCTTTTTAAGGAGGAGAGTGAAGAGCCAGATGTTAAGCCTTTTTCGGCTGGCCCTAAGGAAGAAGACATGGAAGTGGACGTGCCTTCTGTAAAAG TGAAAGAGGAGCCGcgggatgaggaagaggaggccaaGGTGAAGGCCCCTCCCAAAGCAGCCAGGAAGACTCCTGGTCTCCCAAAGGATGTGTCTGTTGCAGAGCTGCTCAGGGAGTTGAGCCTTTCGAAGGATGAAGAACTGCTGTTCCTTCAGCTGCCTGATACCCTCCCTGGGCAGCCACCCACTCAGGACATCAAGCCTATCAAGACAGAGGTGCAGGGCGAGGATGGACAGATGGTAGTTATAAAGCAGGAAAAAGACCGG GAAGCCCGTTTGGCAGAGAACGCTTGTACCTTGGCTGACCTGACAGAGGGTCAAGTGGGCAAGCTGCTCATCCGAAAATCGGGGAAGGTACAGCTCCTCCTGGGCAAGGTGACCCTGGATGTGACCATGGGAACAACCTGCTCTTTCCTGCAG GAACTGGTGTCTGTGGGCCTTGGAGACAGCAGGACAGGGGAGATGACAGTCCTGGGACATGTGAAGCACAAACTTGTATGTTCTCCTGATTTTGAATCCCTCTTGGATCACAAACACCGGTGA
- the Phyhip gene encoding phytanoyl-CoA hydroxylase-interacting protein, whose product MELLSTPHSIEINNITCDSFRISWAMEDSDLERVTHYFIDLNKKENKNSNKFKHRDVPTKLVAKAVPLPMTVRGHWFLSPRTEYSVAVQTAVKQSDGEYLVSGWSETVEFCTGDYAKEHLAQLQEKAEQIAGRMLRFSVFYRNHHKEYFQHARTHCGNVLQPYLKDNSGSHGSPTSGMLHGVFFSCNTEFNTGQPPQDSPYGRWRFQIPAQRLFNPSTNLYFADFYCMYTAYHYAILVLAPKGSLGDRFCRDRLPLLDIACNKFLTCSVEDGELIFRHAQDLILEIIYTEPVDLSLGTLGEISGHQLMSLSTADAKKDPSCKTCNISVGR is encoded by the exons ATGGAACTGCTGTCCACCCCCCACAGCATCGAGATCAATAATATCACTTGTGACTCTTTCCGTATCTCCTGGGCCATGGAAGACAGTGACCTGGAGAGGGTCACCCATTATTTCATTGACctcaacaagaaggaaaacaagaattCCAACAAGTTCAAGCACCGG GATGTCCCCACCAAGCTCGTGGCCAAGGCAGTGCCTCTGCCCATGACAGTGAGAGGCCACTGGTTCCTGAGTCCCCGTACAGAATACAGTGTGGCTGTGCAGACAGCGGTGAAGCAGAGCGATGGGGAGTACCTGGTGTCTGGCTGGAGTGAGACTGTGGAGTTCTGCACTGGAG ATTATGCCAAGGAGCACCTTGCCCAGCTGCAAGAGAAGGCTGAGCAGATCGCTGGCCGCATGCTCCGCTTCTCCGTGTTCTACCGCAACCATCACAAGGAGTACTTCCAGCATGCCAG GACCCACTGTGGGAATGTGCTGCAGCCTTACCTGAAGGACAACAGTGGCAGCCACGGCTCCCCTACCAGTGGCATGCTGCATGGTGTCTTCTTCAGCTGCAACACGGAGTTCAACACAGGCCAGCCCCCACAAGACTCCCCTTACGGCCGCTGGCGCTTCCAGATCCCCGCCCAGCGCCTCTTCAACCCCAGCACCAATCTCTACTTTGCGGACTTCTACTGTATGTACACAGCCTACCACTATGCCATCCTGGTACTGGCACCCAAGGGCTCCCTGGGGGACCGCTTCTGCCGTGACCGTCTACCCCTCTTGGACATTGCCTGCAACAAGTTCCTGACCTGCAGTGTGGAGGATGGGGAGCTGATCTTCCGCCATGCTCAGGACCTCATCCTGGAGATCATCTACACCGAGCCGGTTGACCTGTCCCTGGGCACACTGGGAGAGATCAGTGGGCACCAGCTCATGAGCCTGTCCACTGCCGATGCCAAGAAAGATCCCAGCTGCAAGACCTGCAACATCAGTGTGGGCCGCTAG